agtttttatgTTGATGAATGAATTTCGACAAGACGATTACCTATTGCTttcaataaataacattataaaatacaaatacatattacataatataatacgtTACATACACATGATACAATGCACAACGTAATATGTAACTATATGCGTCGCAaacaacttataaaatatatctatcgACAATGCATCACAAACGTTCGTCCGTACGATACGactatgtattataatacctatGCCCCGAGGAAAGGAGTGCCTTACGAATGCCGCTCGCTCACACACACATGCATACAATCTCTTTACCAACTATTATCACGGTTTctttttagaaaataataaaacaaactacTACAATAAAGTTCTCGACGATAAAATCTACTaaccttaataataatttacgaGGTCACCCGTAACATTGATAGAAATGTATTccacttaaaaataaacaatgttcTTCAAATTTAAGTGTGAGGCAGCGGTTTTTACTGTAATTTATGTTCCTACGGGTACCGAGATGTGAATGACGCTACTGATTTGCAACTCCTAGTGGCGATTCACAGCCACTGGCGCTCGCGCGCCGGGCTTCGTTGGCACAGACAGGACAGGGACTAGAAAGGACTCGGGATAGGAACTGGCGGGGACGAGGGACCGAGGGAATCACTGGAGGAcacttaaatatataatttagtacatgcaacaaaaataatatacgaCACTGAAAAAGTGAATTCCAAAGATTAATTTGTGGCATCGCGATGcccaaaataatacaattttaattccTTCGGAATGTTATAATTTTCTCTACCCCGAAATACCCTATATTTCTTTGCGCATTAACCGCTTCGATCGCGACAataatacactaataattattacaacTATCAAATTTCAGATCCCCGATACATCTGAAAACAAAAACTAATGGATTATATAACAAGTGTTTTAAAGTCAGACTTTTCagcttttaaaaaacaaaaataacaattttacttgcatacaataataataatatacatcgTATCGTGtatttacatatacataataataattttaatttcatatacaCATAAATAGTAATTTATATCATGCATCAAGTCATTTGAGTGTGCCCTAGTTGTTTGCGGACACCGAGCATACATTTGTAAAGTCACCATACGCGTAGATGCGAGCCTAATGCCTCTCTGTTAATTTTACAATGGACGACGCTGGGCTCCGATTGGTCAATGTTCACGGCATTCAAATTTGGCTGGCTTGTAACAGCCACGTCATTCTGTCGACCAGCATAAcagataaaacaatattttgtttgcaaaatCTGGAACTTATCCGTGAATCGTGATTCCATTCATTTTAAAGTAAGACTATTTGAATTGTAAACCACACTATCTCAATCCCGGTCATTGTGACCTTTGTTgaaaagtttgtaaataaatgtctctctctctctctctccccaaaagataataacaattttttttcgtgaTATTGCGACGTCAATTTTCTAATTTCAGGAAGGCTGCTTGAATAAGTTGTAAATCCCAAATAATTTGATAGAGACAGTGATTCAAAATGGTGTAGCGACTCTAGTTATGAATGCTCGGTGTCAGGGGACATACACGTAACAGGGCGGCCGCCTCTGGTTACGCCGGTGGTTAGGGGGTGGCGGCGGGGGGACACGGGGGCGCCGGGGCCTGCCGTCACGGGCGATATCGTGGAAACCATCCAGGGCAACTCGAACAAGCAAAtccattaaaacaataatatacaaCGTAAAAATACTATTTGGTATATTATATAGCAGAAATCTAGCAGTCATAAACTCTATCAAAGCCGTATATCATATCTACATTGACACAGACATATAATCGTACACAAATATTAGTCAAAATAAACCAGTCACAAATCACAGTTGACATAAATTCTCGATTTCACTAAGTCTTgtaatttataatatgtattaaaatagttaaTGTTAACACATAAATTTTAACACTACCACATGATGTTGAACGTTGTACCGAAAACAgacaaattatttcaaaaataaacggTATAATGacaaaagtaagcaaaatataATGACGgagttatgtatttatttttcgtgaaccgatttgaataagCATCCTTTTCATTTTATAGTTAGTAAGTTCTAACTCAATACAATTAGTGCAATCAGTTTTTTTTGAGCAGCGAATGGCTTCAGTCGACCTAACCTCAAACCGATCAACTAATTATACTTACAAAGGCTATCTGAAAATTAACATAGACGAAAATACGCTACTTGCCGTGCTGATCCCGATTGATTTGTACAAAAGCGAGGGTCATTGGTACAGATAGTACATTACAAGCATTCTCAACATATAATCGATCTCTGACAACGATTACACGTAAGGCGAGACTGCAACATACATAGATCCGATGAGTACAGACTCTacaaatatatttcaaaattaaatttactctTTGAATCGTCAAATACTGTTATTCTGCAAAAACTTGCAAATGATtcgtaacaaatttcaaatGGAATTGAAATAATTCATGAAACCATATAaattattagaaattacaataattatcCCATCATCTTTAGAATTAGAGGCtataaactactactaatgTTCATGCAATATTTCAAACCACATCTATCTAGATGAGACAATCTGGTGAGTAAATACTACGGATCTCCCAATGAGTGAACATTTTCCGTTAACGTAATGGCACGTAAGCATGCAACGTGCGACATTTACTATTACACGGTACGAAAACAGTAAGCCTAGCACCCCATATACAACACACCTCTCCACCCACCCACCACGTTGCGAGGCCCGACAGGCGAGAAACGGCAACGCCATCGAACCTGTGTAACGAAGGTGAAATTATTCAGGTACAATGAGATAAATTAAGTTTGAATTTTCATGTGTCAGACACATGGCGGTATAATATCGTGTAGAGTAAGTAGTCTTGTGGTGTTGCGGTCAGTTGGCACAATGAGCGAGGCGTCGCGTgtcgccggcggcggcggcgaggtGCGTGGCGGCGCGTCCCTATGCTCCGGGGGCGCGTGCGCAGCCACCCGCAATGTCGTCCCGACCCGTGTTGACATTGGTTCCCCTGCAACAACACACATACATAGTTACATTTTATTGTTAACTCGGTGGACAGTTGTTACTGAATGGCTAATGAAAATCTTCGATATACCTTTACGTATAAAATGGAAAAATTGTTCTAGTCACAGTATGTTTAACATTTTCGTGATAACCTgaattttaaagttaatttccGGTGCAAAAACTAATCAATGGTATTGAATAATCTCTGTCAGAACTTTTCCTAGGATAGGCAATACAGAGGTTTTGTTTAACAAAAGACCACCATATGACATATTTTCTACGGGATATGGCCGTAATATAAGCTTAATTTCGTGCAGCAGTTGTATGCGTCATGTCCACGGTTAGGTAGATCAAAGTCCAGTGCAAACACTGTCCAATGTAATTAGGGCCTCCGCTAACTCGCGCAGGTGCACGGCGCAGGCGCACGCGCGGCGTGTTGTTTCAATAGAGCAGAGACCTGCgttagggtctccccaaacctaTCAAAGCGGAATCGGCTTTtgccgatcaaaaaactctttGATGTACACgtaataagagcgaaaaaggtGTCGATtggctcggccgacgcgaaacgacaTTTACCGACGGGAATACGTTTCTTtgcttattgcgtggacataaagcgttttttggtcgACTAAGCCGATTCCACGTCGATGGATGTTTGAAGACCCGTACGCAGCGCTGCTCTTTTAGATGATATGCAATGGGCGCTCGAGTCGCGCACCCGCGCGTCTTAGCGGTGACCCTTAAGGCTGCGTTCAGACACGGCAGGAATTGCGCGGTTTTGAGCGCACCGTCTCTTTTCAGAGTattgtttgagaaagagactgTGCTAAAACCGCGCGATTCCCGCCGTATATGAACGCAGCCTAACCGTGTATCAGTTACTGTTACTCACCATATGCGTCGGCGGCTGGTCTATATTCCGCACATGGCCGTGAGCCTAGCGCTGAGCTGCACGGGGAACTGGTCAGTGAAGCGGCGCCAGTTCTCCTCGCCCACTTGGTTCTTGAAGCCGTGCAGGATCTTTGTGAACATCTCCTTCAAGTCGTCCTTAGGGTTTGACCACGATGCCACCGCGTCGCAGAAAAACATGAAGTCCGGCACCACCCCACCCGGGTTGACTTGGATCATCTGACAGATGCCGCGGAATGCTGAATCCTTCTCGTCGTTGTCTCGGATGTTCCGCAACGACGAACACCTGAGCGTAAATTATCGTTGCAACACAAAATTTTGACTAGCTATACTTGATCGTAGCTGATATTTCGATTTTGGCTAAGAGTGATTTAGGTATTAGTCCCACGGTCAACGATATTCGTTGCGGTCTATGTCATCGACAACATTTTGTTTAAAGAGCGTAGCCGTGTTTGCATGGAAAAGCGGCCCTTTCACCAAACGttcactgtaatttttttaataagagcccTCATGACAAGTATTATTTCCTGTAAGTTTTAGCTTCCTATCTTTAAATTTTGCCTGCCAGTACCTATAACGTAAATGATAAAGAGGTTGCAATGTGCATAATCTCTTTTGCGACTAAATTATCTTGTATGGGTACACCATATCCATAtcctttatttttccattttctAGTATGAAGTACCAACtgcattattttgaaaaaaatatatattgtcgGCCTTTATATAAACAATTACCTAACAAAAAACTGTTGGTGTCGCTCTTCcagaaagcaagaaaaaaatactgaagttttatttcctacatttatccgttttttttttactggaaaaataaaatattatttaaagaatatgTTAGTCTCTATACATAAATTACTGTACTAAAAGATTACGTAGCTCGCATTAGCCaatgacgaaaaaaaatattttttgtgaaaagtaaaaaaaaacatatctcagaaaataacaaagataggaagctgaaacttacaagaaataatacttgtcatgagggctcttattaaaaaaatacagtgaacgTTTGGTGAAAGGGCCGCTTTTCCATGCAAACACGGCTATgctcttttctttctttttgcaAGACAGAAACACGTTTAGAACAACGACGTTTTATAACAGTAAATAGAcgaaaaataaacaatcgttCACGCTGACTTTAGGCGCTACGAATAGCGTTTAGTAGGAAACCATAACCTGatattttaaataggtatggGAAGTAGTACAATCATGAACACTCAttgcaaataaattacaaaatatctaaAGATCTTTTCAAATAAACTCTCTCTCTTAGCATAGCACTGTACGTGACAGTTCGAAATATCAACCAATCCGGTAATTGTGTGTGGCAAGAATCGATAAAGCGATCAGTTCTAAAGAAACACGGTACTAATGTTCTATAATGCTGTTAATTTCGAAGTGAAGTATAATAATGAAAGTGACTTACACACAAAACAATATCTTTATGAAACTGGTTTATGAAAATTCCATACGGCAAGACAatcaaaatatatgaaaaattaAAGGAATGTTCAATTCATCTGCATCAGTtgcaagataaaaaaatattatctaagtTCTCGAACGTTTGTTTGTCTTGCAGCATCGGGCGATAGAATATTAGCtgtttatatattttagaaAGCGGATGGTGTTCAACACATAAAGTACAGCACtgaaaataagaaacaaatacCACCCCAAACTCAGTGAGATCTCAAGTGTTGCCTTACAACCGGTAAGTTCGTTAGTATCATGCCTGCTTCAACATAAATCAGAACAACATATTGTTAAAGTTAAAAATCGTTTAAAAGAATACAGTAAGTAACAAGCTATGAACAAACACCATCCACAATCGAAATAATATGGGattaataacttatttaatatttaacgtaatcgtaataataatataaagtaataataaaaaaaatactacagaCCACTGGCGTACAAATTGATGTAATACGGGTGCGACGTCGTGTGGGCACACATAACCTAGCCGACCGATAGTAATCGCTACACGCGCCACGAGTCACGACACGACATACCGAGAACAAAACCAAGAAAACAAATCAACAAACCAttcaaaacatacttaaattacATAATCCAACAGCAACAAATCGGTGTCACAAATAGAAAAAACGTGAAACAATTTTATACTAGTAAatctataaattaaatacctatttgcTTTTCAGATTAAAAGATGGCCCAGTACACTTAGCTGTGGTAGGTATTAATCGAaccatttgtttaaaaatagattCTATTCTAGACTGTCTTCTTGATGCCAGGCCATCTTTCCAAGCTAGGCACACTTTAGTGTTTGGCACTACTTCTGTGATTACACTATTTACATCACCCCCCAAACCAAAAGTAATAAGCGAAGGGCTCAGCGAATAACATTTTAGGCTATGCAGAGTCATCCATGCGTCACTTTTGCCGCTAGCCAATAATTTGTAAAAGATATTTTCTTAAGTATAAAATTGTTGATAAGTTATTCACAATACATTATatttgataaatataatataataatatttatatgtaacatacaatttaaataaaactgggTAAATTGCGAACATAACACTTTAGTAAACAGTTAGGGAGCATTCAGTAAAGTTGGTACAGTGTGTCCTGCcaaaaaaactccaaataaGCGTAACATTCTCAAGTGTTGGCAGAAACCACTATCACAGTAACATGAACAAGAAAGGAAGATGATTTCATGAACGTTATGGGAAATTAATAtgaagcagtgacgcgaaataCACAGTCCAAATATTCACAGCATAGCACATCTGCCACCATGTAATGTCTCATACTGCAAAATACGTTAGTCAACATCATTGACTTCTAGTTTAGaattcaactttatttttttacataatttaatacaattagCGTGAACTGTAAAACGTTACTCACCTGTGTTTTCCAAGAGCGTTTTCGGTGTGTTAGGCCTATTGATAATATCAACTAAATGGTTTAGTACAAGTGGAATATATTTTGATGTTTCCGCTCCTGTAACACGTTAgagaacattaaaataaatcaactattttatttattcataaaaagtccGCCGGATTTTTAAATCCTAACAATAATCGGAACAATGAAAGAACTTGAGGACTTACCTAATTTGATACTAATTTCCCCGATAGCCCATGTAGCATTATTGCAAACGGATATAAGTTCAGGATTGAGGTTCATTCCGAGTATGGGCAGGAATTCTGGTATGTAGGGGTGCACGTGTTGGAAACACGCCTTGGTCAAGTCTCCGAGCAGCGCGAACGAGGACTGACGAACCTACGGCGAACCGGGAACTCAGTAATAGTGCCAAGCAGAGATAACCAATTAAACCCATCACCCATGAAGTGGTTAGTAGAgtaataaatgagaaaattacttaaaaatcagataagattatgttaaataaatgaaactgaTCACTAGCAACTTTAATATGCGATGCAATAACTACGTCACcaactaaattaattataatggtAGAATGATACAGTTTCGAtgtgaaaaatacatataatagaaataatttaaatcattGCGTAAAGTCCTGGGGCACAATTAATTACCTTTAAGAATTATTGCCCTATGCTCAGTGTCCCAAGACAAATAAAAAGCATAAGTTACATACAAGATATACCTCGGGCATCGGATCCTGCATGCATTGGTAGAGCAGTTGCATGAGGTTAGAGTTTAGGACCAAGTGGTCTATGTGCCCATCCAAGCCCTCGGCCAAACCACTCAGGAGATCCAACGCTACAATCATGAAATCTTTATCTGGCGCTTCAAACTGCTCTGGGCTTTGACTGTTAGCCTGAAATAAACAGCTAAAGTAAGCAAAGGTATTTATATTGAATATAGATTCTTCAAAATGTCACTTACGATGTTCTGATTCAAAGTCTGTTCTATTAAAGATACGCATCTCCTGAAAACGGGTTCGCAGTAGGGTAAGAACCCTGACTGTAAGGCTGTGGCCACTGATGATAAACACTGaaagtttaaaaacaattataaatattagtttaatttgataCCAAAAAGCGCAAAATACAGTGGATAACAAACCTCTAGCAAGGGAAACAGGTCTTTGTCTTCATCCTTCAGCACATTCCATTTGTTAATGAGCGGCGGCATCAGGAGATTGATGTACTCTGGTTTGTTCAAATGGTGTCCAACAGAATCGGCAAGCGTGCCGATGGCGTCGTATAATATTAGCAGGTTTTTGTGCTGGTATTTGCTGAAGGCGTAGACGAGGGTTTGTAGGATGTAGCCAAGGTAGGGGACGAGTTCCGTGCACGCCTCTTCCTCGAGGGTTGCGAAGGCGGAGCAAGCCGCTTCCTGCACGCGCTTATTGTTGTCCAGGACGCGTTTCAAAAGCTGGAAAACAAAGTTTTTctttacattgtttttttttgggctTGGGTCGCCTTAAGGGCTAAAGACACTTGgcccttgcttttgtttaccagttttttttttttttaattttacatgagGTGCTTTTTAGGAGAAGACGGCatgcagtcgggaaaaatcgATTATGGACGATTCGGAAGGAGGCCCCAGACAGCGCCGGACTCTCACCGGTTATAAAACCCGGCAGCACTTCCCCAACTCCCTGGAGCTTACATAGTTGTTTTCAATAACTTAGTCGTAACTGCTTAATCACCACTTGATGAAAGTTAAAAGAAGTTAACAAGTTCATTTTTAAAGGTTAACTTAGATGTTGATCTGTTACTTGAGATGCTAACTTCATtaattgggtcaatcaactttttagtgtaacaacacacaacacaacaacaattcTGTCctgtaactcaggagacatcagtggTTGCACTTTGTTAGataaatgtttgcaatgtatactattCGTATGCTTACGAGATGaaccatgaaggaattgccttaaaactgtcacaacttacttttagtggatttgttccccataaaaaaatactttaaataagTAACTCTGgagacgtaaccatggcaatgaggtacaagaaaaagttgattgacccaatgagggctatcgttttttgtctcactagatggcgcactgttgcgtgaggtttttaagtgtggctttcagagtctgttattacgggcgttaaaacaaagtttagattaaaatcatatttaatacaccttaaaaccgtaccataaaaatatccagcaaccacagtgctgcttagtcccgttttgttcggaaaaaagggaggacaaaactgtctcaaaacacagacattcattgccccgtaacgcataattgccataattaatttcaggtaatgcaaaatattcacaaaattattctaattataaataaacccgcgtagctcacccaaaactatgagattgacatttcggagacctcacgctaaaCTAGCGCccctagcggcgaattcattcgcgatagccctcattaacaaaTTTGCGCCCAATATTGCAGGCTTGGGCGTGCATTGAGGGTAGGGAACACTCTGCTACCATGAGCTGGTATGCTGCTGCAGGCACAAACTAGCAGCTGCCTACCCCGGAATTGAGTCACTGCACGCCAATGCCTGGAGGTAGGTAAGTTAGCATGCCTCACCTCGGTCATAACGGGTCGCAGGTACAAGTCGTGCGACTGGCTGACGACCCAGTGCGAGTAGCGCGACAGCGTCCAGCAGGTGATGGCGCGCACAAGCGCCTTGCGTTCCGCCAGGCAGCACACCAGGTAAGGCACCAGGTCGGGCAGGTGCGGGACCATGCCGCCCATGCACCCATCCGCCACCGCGCCCAGCGCCAGAATGCCACTCtcctgaaaaaaataatttaaatcatcatcttcatcatctcgGCGTACGTCTCACTGCAAGGCACAGGCcacctcttagaatgagagggcttgggccgtagttcccacacaggccctgtgcggattgagaacttcactgGGATGGCTCAGTTCCTTGTTGAAACTACCTAATATATATGACAAGTAAATAacctagtttaaaataatatattttagtaaCACCTTATCATCAGTATGTATCTCATTTGAAAGCATGTTTTATTATCATGTTAAAATCAATGTGctcattttattattcttattgaAAACTTCCATTAAAGGGGATGTGGTTGGCGTTGGGATCATATTTCAATGAGTCAGCTTAGATTCAGCGGGCAGGAGGAGGGTCAATGCGTTTATGACCCTTCTCTTTGGCGCGGTTCCCCCAGCGCATAGAACTGGGGCCACCGGGGAGCGTCATGGTAGAATGTCCGCGATcccatggcgctcccataacggcagagtggagaaacgccgatgtgtttttagtgggtatgctaagttcagagagtcccacataactttccacggaagtatgcataaagcattttcacatcgcaaaaaaaaaaaaaaagattagacTTGCATCACGACGCAACCGTGCCTAAACCAGACGGAACAGGAATTCCGCTGTCGCTTAGCGCCTACGCTAGCTGGTGCGGGTGCGTTTTACAGGTAAAATCCATCGCGTGTGGTTAGCGCTGCTcctactatttttcaatagccGTCCACCCTCTCCGTGCAACCCGCATCAACTAGCGTAGGCTCTTAGCATCAGTGTAGCCTCCAACCTTGATGgttgacactatttaccggcccggataatatcgACCCGATTTTTCGTGATACGCCGATATAAACTCATGTCAAACTGACACGaatttctatgggcgtgtatacgAAATATCAGGTCGGCATTATCCGGGCCGATGAATAGTGTCTGTCACCAACCTTGATGACCCAGTCGTCGTGGAACAGCGTCTCTTTTAGTATGGGGAACAACACGGGCAGCAGGTCCGCGCCGAACACATTGGCCAGCACGTCCAGGGCGGCCGCGCTGCACTTGCGCAGGTTCCAGTCGGAGAGGGAGCCGTCGTCGGCGTCGGCGCCGCCCTCGTCCTCGTCCTCGGAATCACCGCCGCCAGACATGTTGCTGTCGCCGGCTCCCGCTAAACAGATACGGCAATAATTATggcgagtggcgtgagttacgatgtgagcgtagcAAACATTGCAAGAAGAAGACaccacaaacttttttttacttacttatacaatGTTGCATATACGTTTTCTGCgactaagtatttattaaataaaatactaaattagagaaaagaataaactttaaactttttcatactttagtaaatagtatggcaaacgcaaatagaaggtaaacaacaataaacaagtaatGTCAATATCATCACGCAAGTTATTTCCGGACTAGGTAGGTccgatataggtaggtacctataagtaTATACAATACAGGTAGCTACAATATAGGTACACGACATTTGCTTTAATTGTAAAACATACCGTTGTGTTTGATGGTGTGCGAGCGAGGCTTGTGGAAGCGCGGTCGTATGTCGGACTCGCGGTCAGGCTCGGCGTCGTCGGCGTCATCGTCGCGGTCGCCGCGCAACAGGATCACGTCCATCTCCGAGTACCGCATACCGCGCACCAATACCGGCAACAGAGCCGGCAGCCGGGGGCCTAGGAcctgacagacaaacagacacaacaTTCATAACCATTGACAAAAAAGACCATGTCTTTTTATTAGACAATGTCTTTTTTGTCAATGTAATAATATCTAATGcagaccgtttttttttaaacgcgtcGTGGTGGCGTATTTTAGGAACGCGCGTTGCCAGCGCATTTTTCATTCCATAGAGCGGCCATATAACTCGGGTGAGtatcgcgtttgtatcgatacaaacgcgcgtcGACGGTGTGCTTAAATAACGCAGAGTGCCACATCGCCGCAACGCGGCGTCCCTTAAAACGGTACGGATTATATCGTCTCGAAGTCTCGattgttgcaaaataaaataagtaggtacctacgtacctaCACAATCACGCGCGACGCGTTCAGCAATGATTAGGCGTGCCGGCCGAACGTACCTAAACTGCAGTGTCCAACCCCtgtctcgggcccataaactatgtaTCTCTATGCCGAAAATCACGTGGATTCgtatccgtcgctccgtttcgacgtgaaagacgtacaaacatacaaagacacagacttacaaacacacacactttcgcatttataatatcgcTCTTACCCGCAGTGGGTACACATTGGGCGCTCGGCGCTACGTAGAGCGCGCGTTGGTAGCGTACACACGCCGCGCTCAGCACGGCGTTCGGCGAGCGTTATCAGTATCAAAATTTTCGACCCTCCATTTTCACAACTTGCGTCTACTCTACACGAAAGCGCGCGATCAAATGTAAGGCAAAATTGCGGCGCCTGTATCTCGAAGAGGCTGAAGTCCACGCAACGCGCGTTCGTGCGGAAATGTGTGAACGCGCGTTTGACGCACGCTTGGCTTGACCAGAAGCGCGGGCTTGCATTGCATGCGTACACATCAACAGAACTCCTGGTTCTCAAAACGCGCGTCGGCAAAGCGCGCGTTTGAAAGCGACCAATGTGTACTCGCTCATAAAAAAGCCGGTTTGCCAAGAGCAAGTACGCATTGGTGTGTGTAAGCTTTCAACGCGCGCTCAACGCAGCGCCGAGCGCCCATTGTGTACCCGCTCTTATTGATGCAGTTAGTAATGTTCAGTAGGACATGTGTTGGACTGTAGTCAGGACACACAAAAATCTTTTGAAGTCATCTGTCTGCGACAAGTTGCTACAAACCAAGAGAGGGTAGGTTATCAAATCTGCTTTTGTACACTTACACTTAAGCAGAAATTACATGTTCGATtcaagttataataataaaggaACACTCACCTCTCTACAGACATTTTGCTCGGCAAGGGACAGCCAGAATTCGCAGGCTTCCAAGGCCACGCCTTCTTCAGGGTCTTGTGTCCGAACCAGCATGTACTAAACAGGgagaagattttatttaaacaatagaCAAGCagtattacattttattgttACAATTTGATTTCCCTCCTGAAAAAATCAGTCCTATCTCACTTTTATGGGTAATGTTAGTGTTATAATTAGTGATAAATAATAGAGAAAAGTACATAATCTTGTAATATTAACAGCTCACATAGAGACAGTTTCGGATTAGCCCAAAAACAAATTGAgcaattgcttagggcatcataTCTTGGGAAGCACCATAAACAatactgaaaaaatatttggtagCACATAAAAGGCAAGGTTGTATTGATAAATGTCATTAAGTTCACCTCAATGATGTTAGGCAGCTGGGGTATCAGCCTATCCAGTCGTACTTCTAAGAGCAACACCAGCGCATGGCAGACATTTTTCCGCACATCTGGATCTTCATCAGCTGCTAAATGGAATAAGTTCTGGAAAATAAAAGCCACTATAAgagtattatttaaataaaaactggccaTTCAAAACAATGTTCATCCAtacaatttgatgaaattttaaacCAAACACTGCAAGAGACTtatctacataatattatagaaTAACCCTAAGCATATAACTTATAGCATTATAACTTATAGAATAGCCTATTGCACTTCTATATAGCTAATAATAGCTACCTCCTTT
Above is a window of Choristoneura fumiferana chromosome 18, NRCan_CFum_1, whole genome shotgun sequence DNA encoding:
- the Tnpo gene encoding transportin 1 isoform X2, yielding MKMEWKPEQDGLRQILTLLKESQSPVTATQRAVQQKLEELNKYPDFNNYLIFVLTKLVTEEEPTRSLSGLILKNNVKAHYNSFFPEVAEFIKRECLSAVGDPSPLIRATVGIIITTIASKGELTSWPELLPALCNMLDSQDYNVCEGAFGALQKICEDTAELLDSDALNRPLNVLIPKFLQFFKHSSPKIRCHAIACVNYFIMGRTQALMAHIDSFIENLFHLAADEDPDVRKNVCHALVLLLEVRLDRLIPQLPNIIEYMLVRTQDPEEGVALEACEFWLSLAEQNVCREVLGPRLPALLPVLVRGMRYSEMDVILLRGDRDDDADDAEPDRESDIRPRFHKPRSHTIKHNAGAGDSNMSGGGDSEDEDEGGADADDGSLSDWNLRKCSAAALDVLANVFGADLLPVLFPILKETLFHDDWVIKESGILALGAVADGCMGGMVPHLPDLVPYLVCCLAERKALVRAITCWTLSRYSHWVVSQSHDLYLRPVMTELLKRVLDNNKRVQEAACSAFATLEEEACTELVPYLGYILQTLVYAFSKYQHKNLLILYDAIGTLADSVGHHLNKPEYINLLMPPLINKWNVLKDEDKDLFPLLECLSSVATALQSGFLPYCEPVFRRCVSLIEQTLNQNIANSQSPEQFEAPDKDFMIVALDLLSGLAEGLDGHIDHLVLNSNLMQLLYQCMQDPMPEVRQSSFALLGDLTKACFQHVHPYIPEFLPILGMNLNPELISVCNNATWAIGEISIKLGAETSKYIPLVLNHLVDIINRPNTPKTLLENTAITIGRLGYVCPHDVAPVLHQFVRQWCSSLRNIRDNDEKDSAFRGICQMIQVNPGGVVPDFMFFCDAVASWSNPKDDLKEMFTKILHGFKNQVGEENWRRFTDQFPVQLSARLTAMCGI
- the Tnpo gene encoding transportin 1 isoform X1, whose amino-acid sequence is MKMEWKPEQDGLRQILTLLKESQSPVTATQRAVQQKLEELNKYPDFNNYLIFVLTKLVTEEEPTRSLSGLILKNNVKAHYNSFFPEVAEFIKRECLSAVGDPSPLIRATVGIIITTIASKGELTSWPELLPALCNMLDSQDYNVCEGAFGALQKICEDTAELLDSDALNRPLNVLIPKFLQFFKHSSPKIRCHAIACVNYFIMGRTQALMAHIDSFIENLFHLAADEDPDVRKNVCHALVLLLEVRLDRLIPQLPNIIEYMLVRTQDPEEGVALEACEFWLSLAEQNVCREVLGPRLPALLPVLVRGMRYSEMDVILLRGDRDDDADDAEPDRESDIRPRFHKPRSHTIKHNAGAGDSNMSGGGDSEDEDEGGADADDGSLSDWNLRKCSAAALDVLANVFGADLLPVLFPILKETLFHDDWVIKESGILALGAVADGCMGGMVPHLPDLVPYLVCCLAERKALVRAITCWTLSRYSHWVVSQSHDLYLRPVMTELLKRVLDNNKRVQEAACSAFATLEEEACTELVPYLGYILQTLVYAFSKYQHKNLLILYDAIGTLADSVGHHLNKPEYINLLMPPLINKWNVLKDEDKDLFPLLECLSSVATALQSGFLPYCEPVFRRCVSLIEQTLNQNIANSQSPEQFEAPDKDFMIVALDLLSGLAEGLDGHIDHLVLNSNLMQLLYQCMQDPMPEVYLVRQSSFALLGDLTKACFQHVHPYIPEFLPILGMNLNPELISVCNNATWAIGEISIKLGAETSKYIPLVLNHLVDIINRPNTPKTLLENTAITIGRLGYVCPHDVAPVLHQFVRQWCSSLRNIRDNDEKDSAFRGICQMIQVNPGGVVPDFMFFCDAVASWSNPKDDLKEMFTKILHGFKNQVGEENWRRFTDQFPVQLSARLTAMCGI